The sequence GTTAACAAGTTTTTGCACATTTATTTTTGCACCCTTTCTAAAAAAAATCAGGCCTCTTCAAACTGAAGCAGGCGGTCGGCATCCTGCTTCAATCGGGCAAGCGCTTGAGCATTGACCCGGTAATGCACGAAATAGCCTTTCTTATCCGCCAACACCAGATCGGCATCCCGAAGAATACGCAGATGCTGCGAAACGGCGGCAGACGTTATGCCGAGAGATTTTGCCAGAGCGTTGACGCAAAGCGAACGGCTCTTCAGCAATT comes from Chlorobium limicola DSM 245 and encodes:
- a CDS encoding ArsR/SmtB family transcription factor; translation: MTDIGRTARAFKVLSVETRVQLIELLKSRSLCVNALAKSLGITSAAVSQHLRILRDADLVLADKKGYFVHYRVNAQALARLKQDADRLLQFEEA